Genomic DNA from Pirellulales bacterium:
TCAAGCTCCTTCCGAAGGGCCACGGAGCGCTGGAGTGAGTGTCGTCCTGGCCTCGGACGACAATCGCCAGACAAAGCAGCGCGGCGGCGGAGGCCAGAAAGACGGATAATTTGGAGAACATGGTCAGTCCATCCTGGACGTAGAAAGCCCTTGGAACAGTCCGTTGTACGTCTATATCGGCTGGCGAATTCGTAGCCGTTAAGACAATTGGCGCGGTCGTTCGGCAATGACCGACTCGGCAAGATAAGCAGATCGGAAGGGCGCGCTACGGACGCGATTCCGAGGCAGATGCATGCTCGCGCCGCAAACGTAGCCGACGCTGCTAGCGTCGGCGCTGCCAGCATCGGTCGTGTGCGACGTTGGCAAACGTCCGTGGCTCACACCCCATTATTTTGCCGGCTGAGCATAAGAAAGTGCCAACAGCGCATACGCCGTCACGAGATTCGTGTTCCCTTCGAGGAAGCGCGGATCGGTGTTGACCCACGAACCGTCGGGGCGCTGCCGCTTGGCCAGCTCAACCAGCAGATCGTGCCGCCAGTCGTGCTTCACGCCGTTGTCGTCGTCGAGATCACGGAGTCCCAAAGCGCTAAGTGCCTTGGCGAACGTGTGGTAGTAATAGTACAGGCCATCTTCCGTCTTCGTACCCGTGCCGCTGTATCCCATGCCTGGGTTTGCCGAAAGCGTGTAATGGGCCTTGATCCATTTCACGGCCCCTTTGACCCGTGGATCATCGGCCGTCACGCCAGCGAAGATCATGCTCTTAAGACCGGCGTAGGTCATCGAGCCGTAGCTCCGCAAACCTCCTTCTGGGGTGTTCTTGGCTTCGCTGACGCCGCCGGCCGCGGGGGTGTAATAAAAACCGCCGTCGCCGACCTTCGCCGCGAACGGCGTCGTGTTGTGCTCGGTTTCAAGATTCTGGCAGTTAGAGACGAACACGAGCGCCCGCTTGACCGCCTCGTCGTCTGGTCCGGCGTCGGTGGCTTGCAAGGCGTCGAGCAGGAAGCTGGTGTTGGAAAGATCGGCCCGCTTTTTCTTGGAGTCGTATCCGGCGCCGCCGTAGTTGAAGTCGGCAGGCTCGCCGGCCGATTGGATGCTCCGGATGAACTTGTCGGCCTTGGCGAGCAGATCCTTATAGCGCCCGTCGCCGTTCGCCGCCGCGAAGCATTGGATCGCCAAACTGGTTTCATAGTTCTGCACCGGCGATTTCGGAGAATAGATGCCGCCGTCGTCGTGAACGAACGACTGCAAATACTTCAAGCTCCTGGCGACTGCCGGGTCGTCCGGCGAGCGGCCGTGCTTGAGCAAGGCGGTCGTGCAGATTGCCGCGATGCCCGGACCTTCCTTGCCATACGATCCGTCGGCCTGCAGCCCCTTATCGATGAGGTATTGGATTCCCTTGTCGACGGTTTGCTGATAGAGCTTCGCATCGGAGATGGCCGCGGGAGCTGTGTCAGCAGCTCGTGCCACGGTCGCCGCGAGACCGATGAAGATGGAGGCCGTCAAAACTGCCGTAAAACTGGGACGGACCATAACGCATCTCCCAAATGCTCGAGTTCTAGTGGATAATTGCCAGGATTTCGTCCTCGCTCATGATCAGCATCGATTCGCCGTTCACCTCGACTTCGACGCCAGCGAAGTTCGTGAAAACGATCCGATCTCCCTCGCGGACCTGATGCGGCAGGCGCGACCCATCAGGGAGCCGCCGACCGTCGCCGACCGACAGCACCCTTCCCTCTCGTGGTTTATTTTGGGCTGCTTCCGGAAGCACGATCCCGCCGGCCGTTTTGGCCTCCGGTTCCAGTCGCTTGACGACCACATTCGTTCCCAAGGGAACTACTTTCATGGATTTCTTTGACTCCAAATGCCAGCGCGCCGGGGTTTTATAAGAGCGCCTAACAAATCCGGCGGGGACTGTCCTCCTCTTGCGCGGGCACCATCGCGGCGATGGTCGCCGGAGCAAAACGTGGACTGTCCCCTTCTCCCGGCCGGATTAGTTAGGCGTTCTAACGCTCCCGGTTTCCAACCGCCAACCCGGAGGCCATTCTGATTCTCGCATTCCCGCGTGTTGCATTCAAGTCGTGCGGTCCCCGCCGAAAGCCCTCCGACAACGACAAGGACCGCGCGATCGTTCATTTTCGCAGCGCCATCGCCGCGAGAAACGCGAGCCAACCTAGGATCGTCAGCGACATGAACGCCAACGCGAGCTTTTGCTTGCCGTTGGGAGCGGGCGGCGGCGAGAGCGGATCGAAGGGATCCAGTGCAGCCGATTGCTGACTCTTGGGAGCCAATTTGTTTGCCGCCGGCGACTGGCGATCGGAGTTGGATTTAGCCACTGCGTTTCTCCGCGGGCGTGATTTTGAAGTCCTGGCGAAATGCGATGTCGAAATCGAACACGTCATCAAAATCCTCGCGCCGATCCTGCTTGGTCTTCTTCATCCTCTCGATATCGATGAGGTTGAAGACGATGTTGCCGAAATCCCTGGTCGTTTTGATCCCCCAACTTTCCAGAACCGACTTGGCCATGTAGCCATATTCGTCCAAGGCATATTGCCGGATTGCCTCGCACAGCTCTTGGCCGGTGAGATGGCGTTCCGGCGCCCGCTCGGCGGAGCGCCGGACGCGTGGGGCCGGTGGTTCCGGCTCATCCGACTCCCGCTCGATTCCCATGCCCAGCGAATTGTGCGCGAAACTGAGCGCCTCTTCGACGAATGCGTAGGCGTCGAGCTTGTAGCGACGATCTTGCTTGAGAAGCTTGGCCAAGGGATGCGAAGGGTCCAGCATGTAAGTGTAAGGCACTAGACAATAAACACGCGAAGGAGGAATGAAGAAGGCGTAAGGAACCGATCAATCGTTGCTTCCTACTGCCTTCGTCATTCGTCACTCCTCACTCGCAATTCCTCACCTCGGTTCAAGACCGTCAGCACGTCGCTGGCGGTGATCAGCACTCGGCGACGGTCTTCCGTCTCCACGAGCAACTGCCCCGCCAGAATCTCGTGAGCCAGAACGCGACTGCGACCATTTTGCGTCAACACGTCCGAGCCGATCGGCGGAAGGTCCTTCTGCAACTCCTCATACGTATCATACTCATATCGCAGGCAGCATTTTAGCCGCCCGCAACGACCGGAAATCTTCGTCGGGTCGAGCGTCGCCTTTTGCAGCTTGGCCATTTTCATCGAGACCGGCGGCATTTCGGAAAGGTGCGTGTTGCAGCAAACGGGCTTGCCGCAATCGCCGTAATCCGCCAGCAGTTTCGCCTCGTCGCGCACACCAATCTGCCGCATCTCGATCCGCGTCTGGAATTCCGCCGCAAGCAGTTTGACAAGCTCACGGAAATCGACCCGATTCTCGGACAAATAATAGATGACGACTCGTTCGCCGCCGAAAACGTGCTCGACGTCCACCAATTGCATATCCAGTTGCAATTGCTCGATCAGCCGCCCGCACGTTTGGAATTCCTCGCGCTGCTGGTTCAGGATTCGAGAACGCTCCATCACGTCGGCCGCGGTCATCTCGCGCAATACCTGCCCCTGCCCCGGACTCTTGAGGTCCTTGACCGCCTCCGGTGTCGCCTCGCAGAGCACGACCGCGGACTCGAGCCCGCGATCGGTGCGGGCGATCACCTGCGTTCCCCGCGAGTAGGCGGAGTCGTCTCGGGCAGCCATGATCGCCAGATGGCGCATCACGCCAAAGCGGACCACATATTTCGGCATATCCTCTCCGTTGCTTGGCTTGCCAGAGTATAGCGAAGGGCGACTAGGGCGAAAAGCGGTGACGAATCGTCTTGAATTGGCCGGGGCCGCGCCCTATTTGGGCCCAAACGTCGTCTTTAAGAGCAGAGGGGAATTTGGGTATTGCCTGCGTTGGAAGCGATTTTATGCGCCGATCCATCTTTTAGCCCGAAGGAGGACGATCAATGATTCCCGCCGAACGTTCCGTGGCTGGCCGAAGCGATTCAAACGGCCCGCCGTCAAAGAAGAAGCGGATGACCAAAGGCCGCTGGATTCTATTGGCTTCGGCATTGGTGCTCGGCGGAATCGGAGTGGCGTGGGCCGCCGGTTATTTCGGGCCCGATTCTCGGCTGGCGGAATTGAAGGAACTTCAAGCGAAGATTGCCGACCCGTTGCTATCCGACCAAGACAAGCGGGCATTTGGAACCGAGATGAGGAAAAAGGTCGAGTCGCTGCCTCAGAATCTCCAGCAAAAAGTGTTTCAGGAGATGGGATCGCAGTTCATGAAAGTGCAGCTCAAGCACGTCGGAGATATTCTGGCAATGCCGCCTGAGAAGCAGGCCGCCGAATTGGACAAGGATCTCGATCGCATCGCTGCGATGTCGAAGCAGTTCGAGCAAATGAGCAAGGCGAACCCCGGCAGCTCTGGGAATGGCGGCCCGCCCGGGTTTCCAAGCGCGCAGGCAACCGATGCCCAGCGCGCTGCGTTTCGCAATCAGATGTTGTCCAGCATCCCAGCCGATACGCGAGCGCAGTTCACCACTTTTTTCCAACTGCTGCAAGCCAGGGCCTCCCAACGTGGCATCCCGCTTCCACAATTTGGGCCGCGCTGAGGCCATCACCGGCTGCTAACCGCGCCGGTCGGCCGCGGGGCGGTGTTGCCGCGGTCTGGCTGCGATTGCTGTGGCCTTCCATCGCTGGGGGCCGAGTCCACCAGATTGCCATCGGCGTCCCAATGCCACGACTTGCCAACGAGCTGGTCGTCTTTGTAATCCGCTTGCGATTCCTTCAGGCCGTTCGGGTGCCAGGTGATCCAAACGCCGATTTTCTTGCCGGCCTCGTAATCGCCCTCGGCCTGCGGCTGGCCGTTTTCATGCCACCACTTGAATTTGCCGATCCGCAGATCGCGGTCGTATTGCGATTCGGTTTGCTTCGCGCCGTTGCGATACCAGGAGACCCAAACGCCGTGCTTTTGGTCCTGTCCGGCGGCCGGCGCGGCGCCGAGCGTCACTCGTGAGGACCACCAATCGTACGTCGCCTCGGGCATGGTATCCGTTTTCAAGTAATAGCCTTCGTAATGTTTCTGGCCGATCGTGTACCAGCCAGTCACCTTGGCGAGGATCTTTCCGTCGACATACGCGGTCTTCGAAATCAGTTTCTCGTCGCGGTCCCATTCCTGCACGTCGCCATTCAACGTTCCGCCGCGATAGGTCGCTTCGAGGCGCTTCTTGCCGTTGGGATGCCACCAGGTCCAAGTGCCGTTGCGAGTGCCATTGTCGAAGCTCCACTGGACGACCGCCTGTCCGCCGGCGTCTTTGATGGTCCAAGCGCCGTGCAGCCGGCCGTCCATGAAGGTTGCTTCGGAGGTGAATGGCCCGGCGAATTCGCCCTCGGGATCGGGCGAAAAGAGGTGCCCTTCGTCCTTGGCGAATTGCTGCATCCACTTGCCGTTTTGCTTGCCGTTGAGGAATTCTCCGGCCATGATGATTTGGCCATCCTGATCGAAGACCCTATACGTGCCTTGATTCACGTAATTCCCCTTGGTGTCCTGGCCGACTTCGCGCTCGACTTTGATCTTGCCGTTGGGATATCGATCGTTCACTTTCTCGACCTTGCCCATATTGATCACCGGTCCGGCCGAGGTGATCTTTGGACCGGAAGTGCGGACCGAAACATCGGCCTGCGGCGCGATCGAGATGGAGGGACGTTCGACCGTCCGGATTTCCGTGGCTGGCGATTCGCTCGGCGCGGCGGATGAATTGGTTGCGTCGTCGGCACGGGCGACCGTTCCGCAGACACCCAATACAAACACCGCGGCCATACGAGTGAGAGATTTCGTATCCATCAGAACAATTCCTCCTTGAGCAATGCGCCAGCGAAGTTCAATCCTTGAACGCGCGACTCGCGGCAGAATCCGCGAGAATTCGATCATGGAAAGACGCTCCCCCGAGCGCCGAGTCCATCATCTTTATCGACTCGTCACACTCGGAGTCCTTAGTGAATTAGGAAAAACTCGCAGAGTCCAATGGCTGGAAGTGTGGAAGGGTGTTGTGTCGTCTGCCTATGATCTAGGCGGGTGGATACCGGCTCTCGGTGCAGCTAAAGTGAACGGGCCCGGAATTGCGGGTTTTCGCGGATTCGATCAGGAACCGAAACGCGCGAATGAATACGTTTCTATCACAGAGGTCGGCCATACAGTTGGACAGCATCTTCGACACTTTCGATCCATCCATCTA
This window encodes:
- a CDS encoding prenyltransferase/squalene oxidase repeat-containing protein, translated to MVRPSFTAVLTASIFIGLAATVARAADTAPAAISDAKLYQQTVDKGIQYLIDKGLQADGSYGKEGPGIAAICTTALLKHGRSPDDPAVARSLKYLQSFVHDDGGIYSPKSPVQNYETSLAIQCFAAANGDGRYKDLLAKADKFIRSIQSAGEPADFNYGGAGYDSKKKRADLSNTSFLLDALQATDAGPDDEAVKRALVFVSNCQNLETEHNTTPFAAKVGDGGFYYTPAAGGVSEAKNTPEGGLRSYGSMTYAGLKSMIFAGVTADDPRVKGAVKWIKAHYTLSANPGMGYSGTGTKTEDGLYYYYHTFAKALSALGLRDLDDDNGVKHDWRHDLLVELAKRQRPDGSWVNTDPRFLEGNTNLVTAYALLALSYAQPAK
- the ricT gene encoding regulatory iron-sulfur-containing complex subunit RicT — translated: MPKYVVRFGVMRHLAIMAARDDSAYSRGTQVIARTDRGLESAVVLCEATPEAVKDLKSPGQGQVLREMTAADVMERSRILNQQREEFQTCGRLIEQLQLDMQLVDVEHVFGGERVVIYYLSENRVDFRELVKLLAAEFQTRIEMRQIGVRDEAKLLADYGDCGKPVCCNTHLSEMPPVSMKMAKLQKATLDPTKISGRCGRLKCCLRYEYDTYEELQKDLPPIGSDVLTQNGRSRVLAHEILAGQLLVETEDRRRVLITASDVLTVLNRGEELRVRSDE
- a CDS encoding co-chaperone GroES, whose product is MKVVPLGTNVVVKRLEPEAKTAGGIVLPEAAQNKPREGRVLSVGDGRRLPDGSRLPHQVREGDRIVFTNFAGVEVEVNGESMLIMSEDEILAIIH
- a CDS encoding Minf_1886 family protein; amino-acid sequence: MLDPSHPLAKLLKQDRRYKLDAYAFVEEALSFAHNSLGMGIERESDEPEPPAPRVRRSAERAPERHLTGQELCEAIRQYALDEYGYMAKSVLESWGIKTTRDFGNIVFNLIDIERMKKTKQDRREDFDDVFDFDIAFRQDFKITPAEKRSG